From one Bordetella genomosp. 9 genomic stretch:
- a CDS encoding Bug family tripartite tricarboxylate transporter substrate binding protein, whose amino-acid sequence MNKSILVAGLIALGCAGPSQAADWPARPVSIILGFAPGGSADIAARIVSEKLTKSFGTSFVVENRPGANGDIAATFVSHAAPDGYTLLFAPDAIVTSPAIRKTQYDPIKDFVPIAMIAQGPLVLVENPKTKAESVAQLIAMAKANPAKFSFGSSGVGNNQHFAGEKFNAMTGLSLTHVPYKGGGQAIADLLADQIPIAFLGTGPVMPHVKSGKLKVLAVTTAQRFQGLPDVPTLDESGLKGFDMSQWLGIVGPLGTPPDVIRTLNSRINTILAEPDVKEKLLASGMNALPMTPAQLGEQIKRDAASYRKLAQDQHMSE is encoded by the coding sequence ATGAACAAATCCATCCTGGTCGCCGGCCTGATCGCGCTCGGCTGCGCGGGACCGTCGCAGGCCGCGGACTGGCCGGCCCGGCCGGTGTCGATCATCCTGGGCTTCGCGCCGGGAGGCTCCGCCGACATCGCTGCGCGCATCGTCTCGGAAAAGCTCACCAAGTCCTTCGGCACCAGTTTCGTGGTCGAGAATCGCCCCGGCGCGAACGGCGACATCGCCGCCACCTTCGTCTCGCATGCGGCCCCCGACGGCTACACGCTGCTGTTCGCACCGGACGCCATCGTGACGTCGCCGGCCATCCGCAAGACCCAATACGATCCGATCAAGGACTTCGTGCCGATCGCGATGATCGCGCAGGGACCGCTGGTACTCGTCGAGAACCCGAAGACCAAGGCCGAATCGGTGGCGCAGCTGATCGCGATGGCCAAGGCGAATCCCGCGAAGTTTTCCTTCGGTTCGTCCGGGGTGGGAAACAACCAGCATTTCGCGGGCGAGAAGTTCAATGCGATGACGGGCCTGTCGCTGACGCACGTGCCCTACAAAGGGGGCGGGCAGGCCATCGCGGACCTGCTGGCGGACCAGATCCCCATCGCCTTCCTGGGCACGGGTCCGGTCATGCCGCATGTGAAAAGCGGCAAGCTGAAGGTCCTCGCGGTCACCACGGCGCAGCGTTTCCAGGGCCTGCCCGACGTGCCGACGCTGGACGAGTCGGGGCTGAAGGGTTTCGATATGTCGCAATGGCTGGGCATCGTCGGACCGCTCGGTACGCCGCCCGACGTGATCAGGACGCTGAATTCGCGGATCAACACGATCCTGGCGGAACCCGACGTCAAGGAAAAGCTGCTGGCTTCGGGTATGAACGCATTGCCGATGACGCCGGCCCAACTGGGCGAGCAGATCAAGCGGGATGCGGCGTCGTACCGAAAGCTGGCGCAGGACCAGCACATGTCCGAGTAA